One stretch of Arachis hypogaea cultivar Tifrunner chromosome 20, arahy.Tifrunner.gnm2.J5K5, whole genome shotgun sequence DNA includes these proteins:
- the LOC112783049 gene encoding uncharacterized protein, which produces MAPRVYIGFRQVLFLSVLLILFASICFSEPQSKALSSSNSGSSMRRRMLLESDSEQEEESYEPPLKKKPTTTTKLTKTKNDGVGSFKNQTKTIKSNINKKNQTKIAKTTVTDTSLKKLNSTTLKIKKKKLNSTSKSSASLYLSSPTKESLDPLKSSSSKNKTTKTTGTTKINPDQIQNPKKSSSNKTKKQSQASNNDDWVFDQEENQNDELALSDFKDLPIKFQQTLLPDLERISTTSKLYITKANKEITKGFKPYVGNKYAPTIATLLSCAFVLIPLLLVSLLFNKIKTYFSLQKLLIFIQAYLSIYFFILCLSSIVTGLEPLRFFYATSRSTYVCLQVLQTLAYVFYLLLLVMYLVLVFSTDCGLGSRLLGLAQTFVGFSVGLHYYMTVFHRVVLRQAPRTNWKVHGIYATCFFLICLVARAETRKKTYLEEGGEEGKEN; this is translated from the coding sequence ATGGCTCCACGTGTGTACATTGGTTTCAGGCAGGTACTCTTTCTTTCTGTTCTGTTGATCCTTTTTGCATCAATTTGTTTCAGTGAGCCTCAATCCAAAGCTCTATCTAGTAGTAACAGTGGTAGTAGCATGAGAAGAAGAATGTTATTGGAATCTGATtcagaacaagaagaggagtcCTATGAGCCAcccttgaaaaagaaacccaccaccaccaccaagctAACCAAAACCAAAAACGACGGCGTTGGTTCCTTCAAGAACCAAACCAAAACCATAAAATCCAATATCAACAAGAAGAATCAAACCAAGATAGCCAAAACCACCGTCACCGACACTTCCCTCAAGAAGCTCAACTCCACCACACtcaaaatcaagaagaagaagctcaactcCACGTCAAAATCCTCTGCTTCTTTATATCTTTCATCTCCAACTAAAGAATCGTTGGATCCATTAAAATCAAGCTCCTCCAAGAACAAAACGACAAAAACCACCGGCACTACTAAGATAAACCCTGACCAGatccaaaatccaaaaaaatccagCAGCAACAAAACCAAGAAACAATCACAAGCCAGTAACAACGACGATTGGGTTTTCGATCAGGAGGAGAATCAAAATGACGAATTAGCCCTCTCCGATTTCAAAGATCTACCAATCAAGTTCCAACAAACACTCCTCCCAGACCTTGAAAGAATCTCAACGACCTCAAAGCTTTACATCACGAAAGCGAACAAAGAAATCACCAAAGGCTTCAAACCCTACGTTGGGAACAAGTACGCACCCACCATAGCCACGTTGCTATCATGCGCCTTCGTTCTTATCCCATTGCTTCTCGTGTCTCTCCTCTTCAACAAGATCAAAACCTATTTCTCTCTCCAGAAACTCTTGATCTTCATCCAAGCCTATCTCTCGATCTACTTCTTCATTCTCTGTCTTTCCTCCATTGTTACCGGTCTTGAGCCGTTGAGGTTTTTCTACGCTACTTCGCGGTCCACGTACGTGTGCCTGCAGGTTCTTCAGACGCTGGCTTATGTATTCTACCTCCTCCTGTTGGTGATGTACCTTGTTCTCGTGTTCTCTACTGACTGTGGCCTGGGCTCCAGGCTATTGGGCCTGGCCCAAACGTTTGTGGGCTTTTCAGTGGGCCTGCATTACTACATGACGGTGTTTCATAGGGTCGTGCTGCGGCAGGCGCCAAGGACTAATTGGAAGGTTCATGGGATTTATGCCACGTGTTTCTTTCTGATTTGTTTGGTGGCCAGGGCCGAGACGAGGAAGAAGACTTACTTGGAAGAAGGTGGGGAAGaagggaaggaaaattag